Proteins encoded together in one Vicinamibacteria bacterium window:
- a CDS encoding inorganic diphosphatase, whose translation MDTPEVVVPVLIEIPKGSRNKYELDKSTGRLKFDRMLFSAVHYPSDYGFICDTLAADGDALDALVLVWEATFPGCLIDARPIGLFKMWDEKGRDEKILCVPVSDPMWNHLERLEDVPPHLLKEVEHFFRVYKELEAKKTAVEGWEDRDAALRVIEDARERFRAEGGSQV comes from the coding sequence ATGGACACACCCGAAGTCGTCGTTCCCGTGCTCATCGAGATTCCCAAAGGAAGTCGTAACAAGTACGAGCTCGACAAGAGCACCGGGCGTCTCAAGTTCGACCGGATGCTCTTCTCCGCGGTGCACTACCCGAGCGACTACGGCTTCATCTGTGACACGCTCGCCGCCGATGGGGACGCCCTGGATGCCCTGGTTCTCGTTTGGGAGGCAACGTTTCCCGGGTGCCTGATCGATGCCCGACCCATCGGGCTCTTCAAAATGTGGGATGAGAAGGGCCGTGACGAGAAGATCCTGTGCGTGCCTGTATCCGATCCGATGTGGAATCACCTCGAAAGATTGGAGGACGTTCCACCGCACCTCCTGAAGGAAGTCGAGCACTTCTTCCGAGTTTACAAAGAGCTCGAGGCGAAGAAGACCGCCGTGGAGGGATGGGAAGACCGCGACGCGGCCTTGCGAGTCATCGAGGATGCTCGAGAGCGTTTTCGTGCGGAGGGGGGCTCTCAAGTCTGA